A section of the Corvus moneduloides isolate bCorMon1 chromosome 29, bCorMon1.pri, whole genome shotgun sequence genome encodes:
- the LOC116436176 gene encoding Fc receptor-like protein 4 isoform X6 → MARKVALLLWAQTLGLAGTQTTQLLVEPPWTPPVLWDRVTLTCHGLGTPGATTWYKDGQRWWQKGPDRFVVTESGTYQCYRPGTGRSPPVSVFNDQLVLQVPVWALLEGDMVTLRCRGWQDKPVASVSFYREEKQLQRFRDGTELSLSPLRLQDSGRYRCRAWVDSVLSRWKESAPVTVTVHELFPVPVLEGPSEPTEGSPLNLSCLSTPSPLRPRAPLLHLFYRDGRLVGSPQGSPQLLLPTVGVSHSGNYSCQVRSERGAVRKSSARLRVTVRRVPLSGVSVSAQPPGAQVALGDRLVLSCAVAAGTGPLSFSWHRGDSWALLGTGPRLELRHVGDNDSGHYQCRASDGDSVADSDPLNVTILVPVANATISPGALAHPVRAGDPVTLRCSVQVGSAPVTFTWLRNGSEVAQGPLLELGDIHVGHSGTYQCVATNQLGQDGHRVFRALSPELELTVTPWGHWDTAVAAGVAGSLLFLVLLVGVIVGCHRWHRLASRKHQERAPPEEGELLEPHGVGSERAGGEYGAGDRDTSPTAVTPSQVPTTAVSVSAPTGVPRPCPPRHPQVTNAQLPGPYKGQQDPGVTYESVM, encoded by the exons GCACCCAGACCACCCAGCTCCTCGTGGAGCCCCCCTGGACGCCGCCGGTGCTGTGGGACCGGGTGACACTGACCTGCCACGGCTTGGGCACCCCTGGTGCCACCACCTGGTACAAGGACGGGCAGCGCTGGTGGCAGAAGGGACCTGACCGATTCGTTGTCACCGAGAGTGGCACCTACCAATGTTATAGACCCGGCACCGGTCGCAGCCCCCCCGTGAGCGTCTTCAATG accagctggtgctgcaggtgccgGTGTGGGCGCTGCTGGAGGGGGACATGGTGACACTGCGCTGCCGGGGCTGGCAGGACAAACCGGTGGCCTCGGTGTCCTTCTACCGTGAGGAGAAACAACTGCAGAGGTTCCGTGATGGGACCGaactgtccctgtcccctctgcggCTGCAGGACAGTGGCCGCTACCGCTGCAGGGCCTGGGTGGACTCTGTGCTGTCACGGTGGAAGGAGTCAGCgccagtgacagtgacagtgcaCG agctgttcccggtgccggtgctggAGGGTCCCTCCGAGCCCACCGAGGGGTCCCCCTTGAAtctcagctgcctcagcacccccagccccctgcggCCCCGAGCCCCCCTCCTGCACCTCTTCTACCGGGACGGGCGGTTGGTGGGGAGCCCGCAGGGGTCcccgcagctcctgctgcccaccgTGGGGGTCTCCCACTCAGGGAATTACAGCTGCCAGGTGCGCTCCGAGAGGGGAGCCGTGCGGAAGAGCAGCGCCCGGCTCCGCGTCACGGTGCGCA GGGTCCCGCTCTCGGGGGTGTCCGTGTCGGCGCAGCCCCCCGGGGCacaggtggcactgggggaccGCCTGGTGCTGAGCTGCGCGGTGGCCGCGGGGACAGGCCCCCTGTCCTTCTCCTGGCACCGGGGGGACTcgtgggcactgctgggcactggCCCCCGCCTGGAGCTGCGGCACGTTGGGGACAATGACAGCGGCCACTACCAGTGCAGGGCCAGCGACGGGGACAGCGTGGCCGACAGTGACCCCCTGAATGTCACCATCCTGG TGCCCGTGGCCAATGCCACCATCAGCCCCGGTGCCCTGGCACACCCGGTGCGCGCAGGTGACCCCGTGACCCTGCGCTGCTCAGTGCAGGTGGGCTCAGCCCCTGTCACCTTCACCTGGCTGCGCAATGGCAGTGAGGTGGCCCAGGGTCCCCTCCTGGAGCTTGGGGACATCCATGTGGGACATTCCGGCACCTACCAGTGCGTGGCCACCAACCAGCTGGGACAGGACGGGCACCGCGTGTTCCGGGCGCTCAGCCCCGAGCTGGAACTGACAGTGACAccgtggggacactgggacacag cagtggcCGCAGGGGTTGCTGGGTCCCTCCTGTTCCTGGTCCTGCTCGTGGGTGTCATTGTGGGCTGTCACCGGTGGCACCGCCTGG CCTCCAGGAAGCACCAGGAAAG GGCCCCCCCGGAggagggggagctgctggagccccaCGGCGTGGGCAGCGAGCGGGCGGGGGGTGAGtacggggctggggacagggacacgtcCCCCACGGCTGTCACCCCCTCCCAGGTCCCCACAACCGCTGTCTCTGTCAGCGCCCCCACGGGTgtcccccggccctgccccccTCGGCATCCACAAGTGACCAATGCGCAGCTGCCGGGACCCTACAAGGGACAGCAGGACCCCGGTGTCACCTACGAGAGTGTGATGTGA
- the LOC116436176 gene encoding Fc receptor-like protein 2 isoform X16: MVPVWALLEGDMVTLRCRGWQDKPVASVSFYREEKQLQRFRDGTELSLSPLRLQDSGRYRCRAWVDSVLSRWKESAPVTVTVHELFPVPVLEGPSEPTEGSPLNLSCLSTPSPLRPRAPLLHLFYRDGRLVGSPQGSPQLLLPTVGVSHSGNYSCQVRSERGAVRKSSARLRVTVRRVPLSGVSVSAQPPGAQVALGDRLVLSCAVAAGTGPLSFSWHRGDSWALLGTGPRLELRHVGDNDSGHYQCRASDGDSVADSDPLNVTILVPVANATISPGALAHPVRAGDPVTLRCSVQVGSAPVTFTWLRNGSEVAQGPLLELGDIHVGHSGTYQCVATNQLGQDGHRVFRALSPELELTVTPWGHWDTAVAAGVAGSLLFLVLLVGVIVGCHRWHRLASRKHQERAPPEEGELLEPHGVGSERAGGEYGAGDRDTSPTAVTPSQVPTTAVSVSAPTGVPRPCPPRHPQVTNAQLPGPYKGQQDPGVTYESVM, translated from the exons gtgccgGTGTGGGCGCTGCTGGAGGGGGACATGGTGACACTGCGCTGCCGGGGCTGGCAGGACAAACCGGTGGCCTCGGTGTCCTTCTACCGTGAGGAGAAACAACTGCAGAGGTTCCGTGATGGGACCGaactgtccctgtcccctctgcggCTGCAGGACAGTGGCCGCTACCGCTGCAGGGCCTGGGTGGACTCTGTGCTGTCACGGTGGAAGGAGTCAGCgccagtgacagtgacagtgcaCG agctgttcccggtgccggtgctggAGGGTCCCTCCGAGCCCACCGAGGGGTCCCCCTTGAAtctcagctgcctcagcacccccagccccctgcggCCCCGAGCCCCCCTCCTGCACCTCTTCTACCGGGACGGGCGGTTGGTGGGGAGCCCGCAGGGGTCcccgcagctcctgctgcccaccgTGGGGGTCTCCCACTCAGGGAATTACAGCTGCCAGGTGCGCTCCGAGAGGGGAGCCGTGCGGAAGAGCAGCGCCCGGCTCCGCGTCACGGTGCGCA GGGTCCCGCTCTCGGGGGTGTCCGTGTCGGCGCAGCCCCCCGGGGCacaggtggcactgggggaccGCCTGGTGCTGAGCTGCGCGGTGGCCGCGGGGACAGGCCCCCTGTCCTTCTCCTGGCACCGGGGGGACTcgtgggcactgctgggcactggCCCCCGCCTGGAGCTGCGGCACGTTGGGGACAATGACAGCGGCCACTACCAGTGCAGGGCCAGCGACGGGGACAGCGTGGCCGACAGTGACCCCCTGAATGTCACCATCCTGG TGCCCGTGGCCAATGCCACCATCAGCCCCGGTGCCCTGGCACACCCGGTGCGCGCAGGTGACCCCGTGACCCTGCGCTGCTCAGTGCAGGTGGGCTCAGCCCCTGTCACCTTCACCTGGCTGCGCAATGGCAGTGAGGTGGCCCAGGGTCCCCTCCTGGAGCTTGGGGACATCCATGTGGGACATTCCGGCACCTACCAGTGCGTGGCCACCAACCAGCTGGGACAGGACGGGCACCGCGTGTTCCGGGCGCTCAGCCCCGAGCTGGAACTGACAGTGACAccgtggggacactgggacacag cagtggcCGCAGGGGTTGCTGGGTCCCTCCTGTTCCTGGTCCTGCTCGTGGGTGTCATTGTGGGCTGTCACCGGTGGCACCGCCTGG CCTCCAGGAAGCACCAGGAAAG GGCCCCCCCGGAggagggggagctgctggagccccaCGGCGTGGGCAGCGAGCGGGCGGGGGGTGAGtacggggctggggacagggacacgtcCCCCACGGCTGTCACCCCCTCCCAGGTCCCCACAACCGCTGTCTCTGTCAGCGCCCCCACGGGTgtcccccggccctgccccccTCGGCATCCACAAGTGACCAATGCGCAGCTGCCGGGACCCTACAAGGGACAGCAGGACCCCGGTGTCACCTACGAGAGTGTGATGTGA
- the LOC116436186 gene encoding Fc receptor-like protein 5 isoform X15 codes for MAGKVTLLLWAQTLGLAGTQTTQLLVQPPWTPPVLWDRVTLTCQGSGTAAATTWYKDGQRWWLQGPDRFRVTESGTYQCDRPGTGLSPSVSVSNDRLVLQVPARSLMEGDTVTLRCRSWKDKPVTSVSFYHEEKQLQQFRNGTELSLSPLRLLDSGRYRCRGCVYSVFSQWKESAPVKVTVHRVPLSGVSVSAQPPRAQVALGDRLVLSCTVAAGTGPLSFSWHRGDSWAPLGTGPHLELHHVGDNDSGHYQCRASNGHSVAESVPLNVTILVPVANATISPGALAQPVRAGDPVTLRCSVQVGSAPVTFTWLRNGSDVARGPLLELGDVHVGHSGTYQCVATNQLGQDGHRVFRAFSPELALTVTPRGHWDTAVAAGVGGSLLFLVLLVGVIVGWHRWHCLASRKHEERGPPACPPPEPPSDQHRAAGTPLATAGARWHLRECAVTLGGTGGTGGTHTRVSRRPVGAHPARGHQELPAAGPVPCPWPLGAAMASGSCQQLALSSRPWPPGAASSWSCPPARGHRELPAAGPVPHPWPPPLCPSEPHK; via the exons atggCCGGGAAGGTGACGCTGCTCCTGTGGG cccagacccTCGGCCTCGCTG GCACCCAGACCACCCAGCTCCTCGTGCAGCCCCCCTGGACGCCGCCGGTGCTGTGGGACCGGGTGacactgacctgccagggcTCGGGCACTGCCGCTGCCACCACCTGGTACAAGGACGGGCAGCgctggtggctgcagggacCCGACCGATTCCGTGTCACCGAGAGTGGCACCTACCAGTGTGACAGACCCGGCACTGGGCTGAGCCCCTCCGTGAGCGTCTCCAATG ACcggctggtgctgcaggtgccagcGCGGTCGCTGATGGAGGGGGACACGGTGACACTGCGCTGCCGGAGCTGGAAGGACAAACCGGTGACCTCGGTGTCCTTCTACCACGAGGAGAAACAACTGCAGCAGTTCCGCAATGGGACCGaactgtccctgtcccctctgcggTTGCTGGACAGTGGCCGCTACCGCTGCAGGGGCTGCGTGTATTCCGTGTTTTCACAGTGGAAGGAGTCGGCGCCGGTGAAAGTGACAGTGCACA GGGTCCCGCTCTCGGGGGTGTCCGTGTCGGCGCAGCCCCCCAGGGCacaggtggcactgggggaccGCCTGGTGCTGAGTTGCACGGTGGCCGCGGGGACAGGTCCCCTGTCCTTCTCCTGGCACCGGGGGGACTCGTGGGCACCGCTGGGCACCGGCCCCCACCTGGAGCTGCACCACGTTGGGGACAATGACAGCGGCCACTACCAGTGCCGGGCCAGCAACGGGCACAGTGTGGCTGAGAGTGTCCCCCTGAATGTCACCATCCTGG TGCCTGTGGCCAATGCCACCATCAGCCCcggtgccctggcacagccggTGCGCGCAGGTGACCCCGTGACCCTGCGCTGCTCGGTGCAGGTGGGCTCAGCCCCTGTCACCTTCACCTGGCTGCGCAACGGCAGCGACGTGGCCCGGGGTCCCCTCCTGGAGCTCGGCGACGTCCATGTGGGACATTCTGGCACCTACCAGTGCGTGGCCACCAACCAGCTGGGACAGGACGGGCACCGCGTGTTCCGGGCGTTCAGCCCCGAGCTGGCACTGACGGTGACACCgcggggacactgggacacag cagtggctgcaggggtCGGTGgttccctgctgttcctggtcCTGCTCGTGGGTGTCATTGTGGGCTGGCACCGGTGGCACTGCCTGG cCTCCAGGAAGCACGAGGAAAG GGGCCCCCCAGCCTGCCCCCCCCCGGAACCCCCAAGTGACCAACACCGAGCTGCGGGGACCCCATTGGCGACTGCGGGAGCGCGGTGGCATCTACGAGAATGTGCCGTgacactggggggcactgggggcactgggggcacccACACACGTGTGTCACGTCGCCCCGTGGGTGCCCACCCTGCCCGTGgccaccaggagctgccagcagctggccctgtgccctgcccgtggccactgggagctgccatGGCCTccgggagctgccagcagctggcccTGTCCTCCCGCCCGTGGCCaccgggagctgccagcagctggtcCTGTCCTCCCGCCCGTGGCCaccgggagctgccagcagctggcccTGTCCCCCACCCGTGGCCACcgcccctctgtccctctgagCCCCACAAATAG
- the LOC116436186 gene encoding Fc receptor-like protein 5 isoform X16, with protein sequence MAGKVTLLLWGTQTTQLLVQPPWTPPVLWDRVTLTCQGSGTAAATTWYKDGQRWWLQGPDRFRVTESGTYQCDRPGTGLSPSVSVSNDRLVLQVPARSLMEGDTVTLRCRSWKDKPVTSVSFYHEEKQLQQFRNGTELSLSPLRLLDSGRYRCRGCVYSVFSQWKESAPVKVTVHRVPLSGVSVSAQPPRAQVALGDRLVLSCTVAAGTGPLSFSWHRGDSWAPLGTGPHLELHHVGDNDSGHYQCRASNGHSVAESVPLNVTILVPVANATISPGALAQPVRAGDPVTLRCSVQVGSAPVTFTWLRNGSDVARGPLLELGDVHVGHSGTYQCVATNQLGQDGHRVFRAFSPELALTVTPRGHWDTAVAAGVGGSLLFLVLLVGVIVGWHRWHCLASRKHEERGPPACPPPEPPSDQHRAAGTPLATAGARWHLRECAVTLGGTGGTGGTHTRVSRRPVGAHPARGHQELPAAGPVPCPWPLGAAMASGSCQQLALSSRPWPPGAASSWSCPPARGHRELPAAGPVPHPWPPPLCPSEPHK encoded by the exons atggCCGGGAAGGTGACGCTGCTCCTGTGGG GCACCCAGACCACCCAGCTCCTCGTGCAGCCCCCCTGGACGCCGCCGGTGCTGTGGGACCGGGTGacactgacctgccagggcTCGGGCACTGCCGCTGCCACCACCTGGTACAAGGACGGGCAGCgctggtggctgcagggacCCGACCGATTCCGTGTCACCGAGAGTGGCACCTACCAGTGTGACAGACCCGGCACTGGGCTGAGCCCCTCCGTGAGCGTCTCCAATG ACcggctggtgctgcaggtgccagcGCGGTCGCTGATGGAGGGGGACACGGTGACACTGCGCTGCCGGAGCTGGAAGGACAAACCGGTGACCTCGGTGTCCTTCTACCACGAGGAGAAACAACTGCAGCAGTTCCGCAATGGGACCGaactgtccctgtcccctctgcggTTGCTGGACAGTGGCCGCTACCGCTGCAGGGGCTGCGTGTATTCCGTGTTTTCACAGTGGAAGGAGTCGGCGCCGGTGAAAGTGACAGTGCACA GGGTCCCGCTCTCGGGGGTGTCCGTGTCGGCGCAGCCCCCCAGGGCacaggtggcactgggggaccGCCTGGTGCTGAGTTGCACGGTGGCCGCGGGGACAGGTCCCCTGTCCTTCTCCTGGCACCGGGGGGACTCGTGGGCACCGCTGGGCACCGGCCCCCACCTGGAGCTGCACCACGTTGGGGACAATGACAGCGGCCACTACCAGTGCCGGGCCAGCAACGGGCACAGTGTGGCTGAGAGTGTCCCCCTGAATGTCACCATCCTGG TGCCTGTGGCCAATGCCACCATCAGCCCcggtgccctggcacagccggTGCGCGCAGGTGACCCCGTGACCCTGCGCTGCTCGGTGCAGGTGGGCTCAGCCCCTGTCACCTTCACCTGGCTGCGCAACGGCAGCGACGTGGCCCGGGGTCCCCTCCTGGAGCTCGGCGACGTCCATGTGGGACATTCTGGCACCTACCAGTGCGTGGCCACCAACCAGCTGGGACAGGACGGGCACCGCGTGTTCCGGGCGTTCAGCCCCGAGCTGGCACTGACGGTGACACCgcggggacactgggacacag cagtggctgcaggggtCGGTGgttccctgctgttcctggtcCTGCTCGTGGGTGTCATTGTGGGCTGGCACCGGTGGCACTGCCTGG cCTCCAGGAAGCACGAGGAAAG GGGCCCCCCAGCCTGCCCCCCCCCGGAACCCCCAAGTGACCAACACCGAGCTGCGGGGACCCCATTGGCGACTGCGGGAGCGCGGTGGCATCTACGAGAATGTGCCGTgacactggggggcactgggggcactgggggcacccACACACGTGTGTCACGTCGCCCCGTGGGTGCCCACCCTGCCCGTGgccaccaggagctgccagcagctggccctgtgccctgcccgtggccactgggagctgccatGGCCTccgggagctgccagcagctggcccTGTCCTCCCGCCCGTGGCCaccgggagctgccagcagctggtcCTGTCCTCCCGCCCGTGGCCaccgggagctgccagcagctggcccTGTCCCCCACCCGTGGCCACcgcccctctgtccctctgagCCCCACAAATAG
- the LOC116436186 gene encoding hemicentin-2-like isoform X22 — MQSFCLYSPFIDPNNSILQHHPCLDPHPSLGYPHPSQGVPSLKPPILPWGPFLPFPSLPQHLCVPSSSKGSPRCSLNFLGSFTVLWCPLPAGVPLSGVSVSAQPPGAQVALGDRLVLSCAVAAGTGPLSFSWHRGDSWALLGNGPHLELRHVGDNDSGHYQCRASDGDIMAESVPLNVTVLVPVANATISPGALAQPVRAGDPVTLRCSVQVGSAPVTFTWLRNGSDVARGPLLELGDVHVGHSGTYQCVATNQLGQDGHRVFRAFSPELALTVTPRGHWDTAVAAGVGGSLLFLVLLVGVIVGWHRWHCLASRKHEERGPPACPPPEPPSDQHRAAGTPLATAGARWHLRECAVTLGGTGGTGGTHTRVSRRPVGAHPARGHQELPAAGPVPCPWPLGAAMASGSCQQLALSSRPWPPGAASSWSCPPARGHRELPAAGPVPHPWPPPLCPSEPHK; from the exons atgcagagtTTTTGCTTGTACAGTCCTTTCATTGATCCCAATAATTCTATTTTGCAACACCATCCCTGTCTGGATCCCCACCCCTCCCTCGGGTACCCCCATCCCTCTCAAGGTGTCCCTTCCCTGAAACCCCCCATCCTTCCTTGGGGTCCATTCCTGCCCTTTCCAAGCCTCCCCCAACATCTCTGTGTGCCCTCGTCCTCAAAGGGGTCCCCCCGATGCTCTCTAAACTTCCTTGGGTCCTTCACTGTCCTCTGGTGTCCCCTTCCCGCAGGGGTCCCGCTCTCGGGGGTGTCCGTGTCGGCGCAGCCCCCCGGGGCacaggtggcactgggggaccGCCTGGTGCTGAGCTGCGCCGTGGCCGCGGGGACAGGTCCCCTGTCCTTCTCCTGGCACCGGGGGGACTCGTGGGCGCTGCTGGGCAATGGCCCCCACCTGGAGCTGCGCCACGTTGGGGACAATGACAGCGGCCACTACCAGTGCAGGGCCAGCGACGGGGACATCATGGCTGAGAGTGTCCCCCTGAATGTCACCGTCCTGG TGCCTGTGGCCAATGCCACCATCAGCCCcggtgccctggcacagccggTGCGCGCAGGTGACCCCGTGACCCTGCGCTGCTCGGTGCAGGTGGGCTCAGCCCCTGTCACCTTCACCTGGCTGCGCAACGGCAGCGACGTGGCCCGGGGTCCCCTCCTGGAGCTCGGCGACGTCCATGTGGGACATTCTGGCACCTACCAGTGCGTGGCCACCAACCAGCTGGGACAGGACGGGCACCGCGTGTTCCGGGCGTTCAGCCCCGAGCTGGCACTGACGGTGACACCgcggggacactgggacacag cagtggctgcaggggtCGGTGgttccctgctgttcctggtcCTGCTCGTGGGTGTCATTGTGGGCTGGCACCGGTGGCACTGCCTGG cCTCCAGGAAGCACGAGGAAAG GGGCCCCCCAGCCTGCCCCCCCCCGGAACCCCCAAGTGACCAACACCGAGCTGCGGGGACCCCATTGGCGACTGCGGGAGCGCGGTGGCATCTACGAGAATGTGCCGTgacactggggggcactgggggcactgggggcacccACACACGTGTGTCACGTCGCCCCGTGGGTGCCCACCCTGCCCGTGgccaccaggagctgccagcagctggccctgtgccctgcccgtggccactgggagctgccatGGCCTccgggagctgccagcagctggcccTGTCCTCCCGCCCGTGGCCaccgggagctgccagcagctggtcCTGTCCTCCCGCCCGTGGCCaccgggagctgccagcagctggcccTGTCCCCCACCCGTGGCCACcgcccctctgtccctctgagCCCCACAAATAG